One window from the genome of Cyclobacterium amurskyense encodes:
- the rsmG gene encoding 16S rRNA (guanine(527)-N(7))-methyltransferase RsmG yields MTPDHKLIQHYFPELNTHQIDQFERMGELYLDWNSKINVISRKDMDSFYIHHVLHSLGIAKLISFEAGTKILDIGTGGGFPGIPLAIMFPEVQFHLVDSIGKKITVVKDVVKQLGLKNVEPQQVRAESLTDRKYHYIISRAVTQMEKFYPWIKGKFRKEDMHPEFQNGVFYLKGGEVDEELEALNLNYVSYHLEDYYTEPFFETKKVVYLPYEGKR; encoded by the coding sequence ATGACTCCAGACCACAAGCTGATTCAACATTACTTCCCAGAATTGAATACACATCAAATAGACCAATTTGAGCGTATGGGAGAACTTTACCTTGATTGGAACAGTAAGATCAATGTTATCAGTCGAAAGGACATGGATAGTTTTTACATTCACCATGTCTTACATTCCCTGGGTATAGCGAAATTAATTTCATTTGAAGCTGGAACAAAGATTCTAGACATAGGTACCGGAGGAGGATTTCCTGGAATCCCTCTTGCTATTATGTTTCCTGAAGTACAATTTCACCTGGTTGACTCTATTGGAAAGAAAATTACGGTGGTAAAAGATGTGGTCAAGCAATTGGGTTTAAAAAATGTGGAACCCCAACAAGTACGGGCAGAAAGTCTGACGGACCGAAAGTACCATTATATCATCAGCCGGGCGGTGACACAAATGGAGAAATTTTACCCTTGGATCAAAGGTAAATTTAGGAAAGAAGATATGCATCCAGAATTCCAAAACGGTGTCTTTTACCTCAAAGGAGGCGAGGTGGATGAAGAACTGGAAGCATTAAACCTAAACTATGTAAGTTACCACCTAGAGGATTACTATACAGAACCCTTTTTTGAGACAAAAAAAGTGGTCTACCTTCCCTACGAAGGAAAAAGGTAG
- a CDS encoding RNA polymerase sigma factor: MEINERSFSDKALEDFELIDKAVNDNDQQAYASLMKRYKKAVYFMILKMIRGADDAEDLTMEAFAKAFKNLHKFKKDYTFSTWLFRIATNNTIDFIRKKKLKTMSLNNTMTDDGGNAVNIDVEDDDNNPQDEFIKTQRKEMVRIFVDKLPAKYRKLVKLRYFDELSYDEIAAELDKPLGTVKAQLHRSRELLFEIAQGKNKHI, encoded by the coding sequence ATGGAAATAAACGAAAGAAGTTTTTCTGATAAAGCATTAGAGGATTTTGAATTGATCGACAAAGCGGTCAATGACAATGACCAGCAGGCCTATGCCTCGCTTATGAAGAGGTACAAAAAAGCCGTCTACTTTATGATTCTTAAAATGATCAGAGGTGCTGACGATGCAGAAGACCTTACTATGGAAGCCTTTGCCAAGGCCTTTAAAAACCTGCACAAATTTAAAAAAGACTATACTTTTAGCACCTGGCTTTTTAGAATTGCCACCAACAATACCATTGACTTTATTCGGAAAAAGAAGCTCAAAACCATGAGCCTTAATAACACCATGACAGATGATGGAGGGAATGCGGTAAATATAGATGTGGAAGATGACGACAATAATCCACAAGACGAATTTATCAAAACCCAAAGAAAAGAAATGGTAAGAATATTCGTAGACAAGTTACCAGCAAAATACCGAAAGCTAGTCAAGCTAAGGTACTTTGATGAATTGTCCTATGATGAAATTGCTGCCGAGCTGGACAAACCTTTGGGAACTGTAAAAGCACAACTTCACCGTTCAAGGGAACTACTTTTCGAAATTGCCCAGGGAAAAAACAAACATATATAA
- a CDS encoding glycosyltransferase, with amino-acid sequence MENTLWWIFFLALGIQFTYLMVVFGRFVFFHKAQREALQDTNLSGVSIIIAAKNEARNLQDLVPLLMEQDYPDFEVLVVNDCSTDNSEDLLRSLAETYTNLRIVNVRYTPDHVTAKKYALTLGIKVSKYETILLTDADCRPVSSHWIKRMSAPVRNEGKTFALGHGSYLALPGLLNKIIQYETLFTAIYYFSFGYWKSPFMGVGRNLCYQKSFFMEKKAFKSLWHIEGGDDDLFVNLYATADNTAIVAHPESITVSQPKTNFKAYFTQKKRHFHAGKYYRTKDKLKLGLYSLSHLVFWLSAVGIVILESTWEPIALVLGLVLTRAILQYLIIHRARKKLEGTGKVIWTLFFDLMYMIYFWTLGTKGYLSKTVKWK; translated from the coding sequence ATGGAAAACACATTATGGTGGATATTTTTTTTAGCTTTAGGCATACAGTTCACCTACTTAATGGTGGTTTTTGGCAGGTTTGTTTTCTTTCACAAAGCCCAAAGAGAAGCCCTTCAGGACACCAACCTAAGTGGGGTTTCTATTATCATAGCTGCCAAAAATGAAGCAAGAAACTTACAAGACCTTGTCCCTTTACTTATGGAACAGGACTATCCTGATTTTGAAGTACTGGTAGTAAATGACTGCTCTACAGATAACTCTGAAGACTTATTGAGGTCATTGGCAGAAACCTATACAAACTTGAGAATTGTAAATGTCAGGTACACACCTGATCATGTGACTGCAAAAAAATATGCCCTTACTTTAGGGATAAAGGTTTCAAAATACGAAACCATTTTGCTTACAGACGCAGATTGCCGACCAGTCTCTTCTCACTGGATCAAGAGGATGTCCGCACCAGTTCGAAATGAAGGCAAAACTTTTGCCCTCGGTCACGGATCTTATTTAGCACTTCCAGGTTTATTAAACAAAATCATTCAGTACGAAACCCTTTTTACCGCCATTTATTATTTCTCTTTTGGCTATTGGAAATCCCCCTTTATGGGAGTGGGAAGAAACCTTTGTTACCAAAAAAGCTTTTTTATGGAAAAGAAAGCTTTCAAATCGCTCTGGCACATTGAAGGAGGGGATGACGATCTATTTGTAAACCTTTATGCTACAGCCGACAATACCGCCATAGTAGCACATCCCGAGAGCATTACTGTTTCACAGCCAAAGACCAACTTCAAAGCTTATTTCACTCAAAAGAAGAGACATTTCCATGCTGGGAAATATTATCGCACCAAGGATAAACTAAAACTAGGCTTGTATTCGTTAAGTCATTTGGTATTCTGGCTCTCCGCGGTAGGAATTGTAATTCTTGAAAGCACCTGGGAACCAATTGCACTGGTATTGGGGTTAGTTTTGACAAGGGCCATACTACAATATTTAATCATACATAGGGCTAGAAAAAAATTAGAGGGGACTGGAAAGGTAATTTGGACCTTATTTTTTGATTTGATGTACATGATTTATTTTTGGACCTTAGGAACCAAAGGTTATCTGTCAAAAACAGTTAAATGGAAATAA
- the tgt gene encoding tRNA guanosine(34) transglycosylase Tgt codes for MKFKLESKDQNSKARAGEIQTDHGLIQTPIFMPVGTAGSVKAVHQRELTYDVKAQIILGNTYHLYLRPGLDVLEKAGGLHKFIGWSSPILTDSGGYQVFSLEGNRKIKEEGVVFKSHIDGSKHHFTPESVMDIQRTIGADIIMAFDECTPYPCDWSYAKNSMHLTHRWLKRCIDHFDSTTGKYGYAQSLFPIVQGSTYKDLRKDAAHFVSDQDREGNAIGGLSVGEPAEMMYEMTDLVTDILPEDKPRYLMGVGTPANILEGIALGIDMFDCVMPTRNARNGMLFTSEGIINIRNERWKMDFSPLDSGFHSHVSNFYTKAYLRHLTISKEMLAAQIASIHNLSFYLWLVTQAREHILAGDFSSWKNTMVEKVSRRL; via the coding sequence ATGAAATTTAAACTTGAAAGCAAGGATCAAAATTCGAAAGCCAGAGCTGGTGAAATTCAGACAGATCACGGCCTGATTCAAACACCGATCTTTATGCCTGTGGGGACTGCTGGATCAGTAAAGGCAGTTCATCAAAGAGAGTTAACTTATGATGTGAAGGCACAGATTATTTTGGGTAACACCTATCACCTTTATCTTCGCCCTGGTCTGGATGTACTGGAAAAAGCTGGTGGTTTACATAAATTCATTGGATGGTCGAGCCCTATTCTTACTGACAGTGGGGGATATCAGGTATTCTCCTTGGAAGGAAATAGAAAAATTAAAGAAGAAGGGGTGGTCTTTAAATCTCATATTGATGGTTCAAAACACCACTTTACTCCTGAATCAGTGATGGATATTCAGCGTACTATTGGCGCAGATATTATAATGGCTTTTGATGAGTGTACCCCCTATCCTTGTGATTGGAGTTATGCCAAAAACTCCATGCATCTTACACACCGTTGGTTAAAGCGCTGTATTGATCATTTTGATAGTACAACAGGAAAATATGGATATGCTCAATCGCTGTTCCCTATCGTTCAGGGCAGTACTTATAAAGACTTAAGGAAAGATGCGGCTCACTTTGTTAGTGACCAAGATAGAGAGGGAAATGCCATTGGGGGATTGTCTGTAGGTGAGCCTGCTGAGATGATGTACGAAATGACAGATCTGGTCACCGATATTCTACCGGAGGACAAGCCCAGGTACCTGATGGGAGTGGGTACACCTGCTAATATCCTTGAGGGGATAGCATTGGGTATAGATATGTTTGACTGTGTAATGCCAACTAGAAATGCCAGAAATGGTATGCTCTTTACTTCAGAAGGCATTATTAATATCCGAAATGAAAGATGGAAAATGGATTTCTCCCCTCTAGACAGTGGCTTCCATTCCCATGTCAGTAATTTCTATACCAAGGCCTACCTTAGACATTTGACCATTAGCAAAGAAATGCTTGCTGCCCAAATAGCAAGTATTCATAATTTATCCTTCTATCTTTGGTTGGTGACACAGGCTAGGGAGCATATCCTAGCGGGAGATTTTAGTAGCTGGAAAAATACTATGGTAGAAAAAGTGAGTAGAAGGTTATAA
- a CDS encoding LptF/LptG family permease yields the protein MKLLDKLIIKDFLKTYLFVVLMLILVVLVLDFTEKNDTYIRNEVPADEILQYMLNYGLYLNNLLTPITVFISVIFITSKMAGRTEIIAILSSGVSFLRMLVPFIMSAVLIAVISFLLNGWVLPVATAGVSEFRVEYLDKQQMDLNQKNIHIKVAEDLYAYLFKYFTSVNSGHNFTLEHIKDGKLISKFSADRIVWDTTKNVWNARNWRLRELNEMGETWTTGDAMDTTLSISPNDFDLPLNHHETLTLPELSKQILVLEERGADNISYYKIEKYVRFMSPFAAILLTFIGVIVSARKTRGGSGFKIALGFMLAFVYIILFLLSRTFAEAGTSYPILAVWIPNIVFGLTGLVLYKTVPR from the coding sequence ATGAAACTATTGGATAAATTAATCATTAAAGATTTCCTCAAGACCTATTTATTTGTGGTCTTGATGTTGATTTTGGTTGTTTTGGTGTTGGATTTCACTGAGAAGAATGATACCTATATCCGAAATGAAGTTCCTGCCGATGAGATTCTTCAATACATGCTTAATTATGGCCTCTATTTAAATAATTTACTTACGCCAATAACAGTCTTCATTTCCGTGATTTTTATCACCTCGAAGATGGCGGGGAGAACAGAAATCATTGCAATCCTAAGTAGTGGGGTGAGTTTTTTGAGAATGCTAGTTCCTTTTATAATGTCTGCAGTACTGATTGCTGTGATTAGTTTTTTGCTGAATGGCTGGGTATTGCCAGTTGCTACTGCTGGAGTTTCAGAATTTAGGGTTGAATATTTGGACAAGCAGCAGATGGACTTGAACCAAAAGAACATTCATATTAAGGTAGCAGAAGATCTGTATGCTTATTTGTTTAAGTATTTTACCTCGGTCAATTCCGGGCATAATTTTACATTGGAACATATAAAAGACGGTAAACTCATTTCAAAATTCTCAGCGGATAGAATTGTTTGGGATACGACCAAAAATGTTTGGAATGCTCGAAATTGGAGGCTAAGAGAATTGAATGAAATGGGTGAGACTTGGACCACAGGGGATGCCATGGATACAACCTTGTCTATTTCTCCCAATGATTTTGATTTGCCCTTGAACCATCATGAGACCTTGACATTACCTGAACTTTCCAAGCAAATTTTAGTGCTAGAGGAGCGGGGAGCAGACAATATCAGCTATTATAAAATAGAAAAATATGTTCGCTTTATGTCCCCCTTTGCTGCGATCCTACTTACTTTCATTGGGGTGATCGTCTCTGCAAGAAAAACCAGAGGAGGGTCCGGGTTCAAAATAGCACTGGGCTTTATGCTGGCCTTTGTGTACATCATACTTTTTTTACTTTCCAGGACATTTGCTGAAGCGGGTACTTCCTATCCAATTTTGGCAGTATGGATACCTAATATTGTTTTTGGATTGACGGGATTGGTACTTTACAAAACCGTTCCCAGGTAA
- a CDS encoding DMT family transporter, with translation MVKDYLWLHFVVLIWGFTAILGLLISLPAVEIVFYRTLLASIGLLLFLKFRRRPLKVSGSALTNFLLTGGLIGAHWILFFWAAQVSTASVCLAGLATCSLWTALIEPLVNRQPVKWYEVMLGLIVVLGLVVIFKFESGYALGLLLAVLSALLSACFTVINGKLTKSHSPFVITFYEMIGAFLLTSAFMPFYAYWFTVDGFSWMPQGMDWFWLLVLSQVCTVVAFTLSVNLMRRISAFAVNLTVNMEPVYGILLAFMIFGEKEKMTTEFYVGTLIILASVGIYPVIRYVQKRRGLRTVRKIH, from the coding sequence ATGGTTAAGGATTATTTGTGGCTCCATTTTGTCGTTTTAATCTGGGGATTTACGGCAATACTAGGCCTGTTGATAAGTCTTCCTGCTGTTGAAATTGTTTTTTACCGCACCCTACTTGCGAGTATAGGGCTCCTCTTATTTCTCAAGTTTAGGAGGCGGCCATTGAAGGTAAGTGGTTCGGCCTTAACCAATTTTCTTTTAACTGGAGGCTTGATCGGGGCACATTGGATTTTGTTTTTCTGGGCAGCTCAAGTTTCCACAGCATCTGTTTGTCTTGCGGGATTGGCGACTTGCTCGCTTTGGACTGCATTGATAGAGCCTTTGGTTAATAGGCAACCTGTCAAATGGTATGAGGTAATGTTGGGATTGATAGTTGTTCTTGGCTTGGTCGTGATTTTTAAGTTTGAGTCCGGATATGCCTTGGGCCTTTTATTAGCCGTTCTGTCTGCTTTATTGAGTGCCTGCTTTACCGTGATCAATGGTAAGCTTACCAAAAGCCACAGTCCTTTCGTGATCACTTTTTATGAGATGATAGGGGCCTTTTTGCTGACATCAGCTTTCATGCCTTTTTATGCATATTGGTTTACTGTTGATGGCTTTTCATGGATGCCGCAGGGTATGGATTGGTTTTGGCTGTTGGTGCTTTCGCAGGTATGTACTGTGGTGGCTTTTACCCTATCGGTGAACCTAATGAGACGTATATCCGCTTTTGCAGTTAATCTGACAGTGAATATGGAGCCGGTTTACGGTATTCTATTGGCATTTATGATCTTTGGGGAGAAAGAAAAAATGACAACTGAGTTTTATGTTGGAACCTTGATAATTTTAGCTTCAGTTGGTATCTATCCGGTAATTCGATATGTGCAAAAAAGAAGGGGACTAAGAACCGTAAGAAAAATTCATTGA
- the ispE gene encoding 4-(cytidine 5'-diphospho)-2-C-methyl-D-erythritol kinase: MIIFPNAKINLGLHVLRKRNDGYHDIHTCMYPIPLKEGLEMIPAKSFGFTHSGIPIPGTSDHNLIVKAYQLLLADFPKLTPVAAHLHKSIPIGAGLGGGSADAAFALKLLNTLFSLNLKPKQLEDYASQLGSDCPFFIQNKPQMAEGRGEKLETLDLDLAGNWLFLVHPGIHIGTKEAYDGIQPKEREMGLKAILNDQSTWKSNLVNDFEKGIFNSYPEIADIKSKLYEAGAWYAAMSGSGSAVFGLFKDTPQGIKFPSHYFTFSEKLI, encoded by the coding sequence ATGATCATTTTTCCCAATGCAAAAATTAATCTTGGCTTACATGTCCTTCGAAAAAGGAATGATGGGTATCACGACATTCATACTTGCATGTACCCCATACCTCTTAAGGAAGGCTTGGAAATGATTCCCGCCAAATCCTTTGGTTTTACTCATAGTGGAATACCCATCCCAGGCACATCAGATCATAACCTCATCGTCAAGGCATATCAATTATTGCTGGCTGATTTCCCGAAGCTTACACCTGTAGCTGCGCATCTCCATAAAAGCATTCCCATAGGGGCTGGTCTAGGAGGAGGTTCGGCTGATGCAGCTTTTGCCCTTAAACTTTTGAACACCCTATTTTCCCTAAATTTAAAACCAAAACAACTTGAGGACTACGCCTCCCAATTAGGTAGCGACTGCCCTTTCTTTATACAAAACAAGCCCCAAATGGCTGAAGGACGGGGAGAAAAATTAGAAACACTTGATTTGGATTTGGCGGGAAACTGGCTTTTTCTGGTGCATCCCGGCATTCATATAGGCACCAAAGAAGCTTATGATGGAATCCAGCCCAAAGAAAGGGAAATGGGCCTAAAAGCCATACTCAATGATCAATCTACCTGGAAATCAAACCTTGTAAACGATTTTGAAAAAGGAATTTTCAATTCCTACCCGGAGATAGCAGACATCAAATCAAAACTATATGAAGCTGGGGCCTGGTATGCAGCCATGTCTGGCTCAGGATCTGCTGTATTTGGATTATTTAAGGATACACCACAAGGGATTAAATTTCCCTCCCATTATTTTACCTTTTCCGAAAAACTAATTTAA
- the ilvD gene encoding dihydroxy-acid dehydratase: MSNSKKNSWEVSDNQENPASMAMLYATGLSDEEMKQPFVGVASCGYESNPCNMHLNDFARAIKASTKKSKLTGLVFNTIGISDGISMGTSGMRYSLPSREIIADSIESFILGHSFDGIVAVAGCDKNMPGAVMGMLRVNRPSIMVYGGTIRSGKYKGEKLNIVSAFEAYGKRIKNEISDEDYTGVIKNACPGAGACGGMYTANTMSSAIEAMGLSLPYSASNPANSNEKAAECEAAGEFIANLLAMDLKPKDILTKKSLENAVRVVVALAGSTNAVLHLLAIARTAEIDFGLEDFKKINATTPVLGDFKPSGKYMMEDLHEQGGLPAFMRYLLDNGLLHGDCMTVTGKTIAENLANVAPIKAEKGNVINPIDSPVKKTGHLCILTGNLAPEGSVAKISGKEGVSFTGPAKVYNSEQEANDAMKNMEVKKGDVVVIRYVGPKGGPGMPEMLKPTSIIIGAGLGADVALITDGRFSGGTHGFVVGHVTPEAYTGGPIGLLQNGDMVTINGETLEISCDVSEETFAERKKTWVNKDLSHLNGTLKKYSQLVSTASEGCVTDKD; this comes from the coding sequence ATGAGCAATTCAAAGAAGAATAGTTGGGAGGTAAGCGATAATCAAGAAAATCCGGCTTCAATGGCCATGTTGTATGCAACAGGACTGTCGGACGAAGAGATGAAGCAGCCTTTTGTCGGGGTCGCAAGTTGTGGATATGAAAGTAACCCTTGTAACATGCACCTTAATGACTTTGCAAGAGCCATAAAGGCTTCTACAAAAAAGTCAAAGCTGACTGGATTGGTCTTCAACACGATAGGCATCAGTGATGGGATTTCAATGGGTACTTCAGGTATGCGTTATAGTTTACCATCAAGAGAAATCATTGCTGACTCCATAGAGTCATTTATTCTAGGACATTCATTTGATGGGATAGTTGCTGTAGCTGGTTGTGATAAAAACATGCCAGGAGCGGTAATGGGTATGTTACGTGTGAACAGACCTTCTATCATGGTTTATGGTGGTACTATCAGGTCTGGTAAATATAAGGGAGAAAAACTCAATATTGTTTCTGCTTTTGAAGCATACGGAAAACGAATCAAAAACGAAATTTCTGATGAAGACTATACCGGTGTAATCAAGAATGCTTGCCCTGGAGCGGGTGCTTGTGGAGGTATGTATACCGCCAACACCATGTCTTCTGCCATAGAGGCAATGGGGCTTTCGCTTCCATATAGTGCATCTAATCCGGCTAACTCTAATGAAAAAGCTGCTGAATGCGAAGCAGCAGGTGAATTCATTGCCAATTTATTGGCTATGGACCTTAAGCCTAAAGATATCTTAACCAAGAAAAGCTTGGAGAATGCGGTAAGGGTGGTAGTCGCACTTGCTGGTAGCACCAATGCGGTACTTCACCTTTTGGCGATTGCCAGAACGGCAGAAATCGACTTTGGACTAGAAGATTTTAAAAAGATCAATGCCACAACTCCTGTATTGGGAGATTTTAAGCCTAGTGGAAAATACATGATGGAAGACCTGCATGAACAGGGAGGCCTTCCTGCATTTATGAGGTACCTTTTGGACAATGGATTGTTACATGGCGACTGTATGACAGTGACAGGCAAAACAATTGCTGAAAACTTGGCCAATGTAGCTCCAATAAAAGCAGAAAAAGGCAATGTAATCAATCCTATTGATTCCCCTGTTAAGAAAACTGGTCACCTATGTATTTTGACTGGAAACCTTGCTCCAGAAGGATCCGTGGCAAAAATATCCGGTAAAGAGGGTGTTTCCTTCACCGGTCCTGCTAAAGTGTACAACTCAGAGCAGGAAGCCAATGACGCCATGAAAAACATGGAGGTTAAAAAGGGTGATGTTGTCGTCATCAGGTATGTAGGTCCTAAAGGAGGACCAGGCATGCCAGAAATGCTTAAACCAACATCCATTATCATTGGTGCAGGTTTGGGTGCAGATGTTGCACTTATTACAGATGGAAGATTTTCAGGAGGCACGCATGGCTTCGTAGTAGGACATGTGACGCCGGAAGCATATACAGGTGGCCCTATAGGGCTTTTACAAAACGGCGATATGGTTACCATTAATGGGGAAACGCTCGAAATTAGCTGTGATGTTTCTGAGGAAACTTTTGCAGAGCGAAAGAAAACCTGGGTAAATAAAGACCTGAGCCATTTGAATGGAACACTTAAAAAATATTCTCAGTTAGTTTCTACCGCATCTGAGGGATGTGTGACAGATAAAGATTAA